The window AACGTGAAAAATATGGTTTGAACTTAGATAGGACAGGTGGCACGGATGACAGAACACGTGTTTCTACATTCAACTAATGTGAATTGATATGGGCTATGTGTTCTTTTTCCCACTCCTTGGACTGTATGTCACGAATTAAGTTACCTGTGCAACCTTAAGAGTGGTTTTCATTAGCGGTCCTCAGAGAATCCTGGTCTTGTATAATGTGTCTTATACATCTTTCAGCATGCCTTTCTTGCCTGTGAAACTGTGCGTATATCTTGTTTAAGTTGGTAATGCACGAAAGTTCCCAAGGAGTTTCTTAAGAAACAAATACTTTCTTAAAATTCGTATTCTGTGTATATTCTTGACTTATGTTCATCAATAGCAAACATATTTCAGTATAGAAGCTGAAAAAAAAGTGGCGCAGATGTACTCAAATAGGAATGTAAATTTGAATGAACTCTTGCTCTTCACTCTTTATTCACTATAGAGGTTCTTTAGTCAGTTGGACTCCAGTTTTTTATACTTCATGCAAATATATACTAGTATAAGCTTGTTTGATGATTTCTAGCATCTATGCTCATTTGGTGCTTGGAATAGAGGGAGTCCTGTACTGATGTTTATGCATTTCTATTTTGTGTGGTGGTTGCTTGCTTCCTGCTGTTATGAAATGCATCTGAGTTCTGAAGGAGTTGGTTTgattcttctttctctcccttccttttctttctttctttctttctttttaattattttaaatggaTGGAATGCTTTCTAAATTCCAACCAATGTATTTAGTTTTCTGATCTACATTTATTTTAAGTCAGTGTGACAAAGTTACGATGAAAGATAGCTTTGTGTCGGCTTTGTATGGAAGCTGAATTACTTGTGGTGTTGGTGGGAGCCAGTTTTACTCGATACTAGCAACATTGACTTTTCATGCAATCATATATCTGAGAAGGGCACTGATGAAACATATGGTGGTAAGTTAAGTCATATGGAAGCGCTATATAACTCATGCTCAAAATGTGGTGTTGGGACTCTTATACCTGCTTTTTATTTGGGGCTAGTATCATGGCCTCTTAGTTCTGTTAAATACTTGAATGTTTGGGTCATTTGGATGCTGAGGGATGAGATCAATTGATGAACAGTTCTTAGCTAGCTTTGTTTCTTGGCTTTGCAGTGTTGGAGGAGGCATGACTGAATGAACCATTTCATGCTGATGATTTCCTGATGTAAGCTCACACTGCCCCTAAGAAGGTGGTATTACCCTTGGTCTGTTGGGTTAGCTGGGGGGACCTGGGTGGAGCATCTTTATGAAATTTCTTATGTGCTCCTTATATGAACTGAAAGTCATATCACCTTTTATTGTTTTGCATTTGCACCTTATAATGCCAGTGTGCCACATAGAACTATTGAGCCACACAGCATTGTGATTTGTGGAATGATATGGGTAATGTTGATAAAGGTATCCATTATGCTACAACCTATTTTAtgcatttttatgttgaaaagcACTGTTACTAATGTGTTTGTattttgctatattttgaaCCCTTTAGGATATGAACCTTACATACATGTCTATTGAATAACACTTTCCTTGCCCCGCAAAAAAAAGAATAACGTTAACTTTTCTTGGGCTTAGTGATTTCTAAGCTTTATGGGATTCACACTTTCTCTGTCGTGTGTTTCTGTAGTAGTACTTGCATTTTTCTACCTACTGGTTCACAGGCGTTTAAAGGCTGGTCAACAAACAGTAACATACCATGACAAGAATAACTAGGCTATTGGTATTTAGTTGTGAGATAATTTTCTGTAAATATatgcattttcatttttttttgtcaaatccTTCTCTTTGCCTTCCTAGGTTATGGATATTTagataattttccattttgatgTCAAATCCTTCTCTTTGCCTGACACATTCAAAGATGACTTtatttgatgactttttcatgcTTACATAGCTACTTATGATTGTTCTCCAAAGCACAGTAAAATATCGTTACATCCAGAACAAATTTGATATGCCATGTCATAATTTCTGCAAGTTAATCCATACTTCTGCTTTATATTAATATAGATTCTTGGGTTTTTATCAGAAGTTGAAAGCAACGTTGAGAATTCCACCGTTTAATGTTCAATGCCTATTGACTCAAGGGGTTGTACACTACACTACACTAGAAGCACCTGTACAGATCCGATTGTGGCTGGGAGGACCAAGGAGATTTAGTTGTTTGGTAACCTATTGCACACAAATACTCACTTTAAAATCCTAATACTTTTGGGGTGATTTGTGTTTAATTAGACATTTTCATGCAAACCTAATCATTTCTTGAGAAATAATTTATGGTAGCACCTCCATTGATAAAATTTACCGTTGGTGATTTCTCAATACTTGAGAAATAATCTAtatattcttttattttagtcTGCAATCTATCTAAAATTAACTTTTCAAAGATACATGAGCTACATATATCCTCTACTAACAGTGCCACCTTGCAAAAAAATCAGGAAGGAGGAGCAGCTTACAAGATCTCAAGGAATGTGATTGGTTACTTGGAACGCCTTCACATATGTCGGTGAGGAAATGAAGGGATGTCCTACTTTTTGTGATCTATGGTGGCATGGTGGGCCTACTGTGATTGCCCCTGTAGCAGAGGTACATGATTTTATTATTGAAGGTCTCCCACAACTTTAAGTTATTCAGTCTGCATGTTATGTTGAATATGTTAGGTACATATTTACATATGACAACCCCTATTTTCAATACTAGCTACAATTCTTTTTCAAGATGGCTACTAACTTGATTAAGAAAGACTGGGTAAAGAATTTCCTGTTACAAGTGTATACCCAGCCTCGTTAATATTTCTTATATAAACTGAAGTCAGCCTTTGCCAATTAGAATAACATCTTAGTAGAACActatactacctctgttcttGAGCAATAGACAATTTGACCATTCCATGTAGAACAAGGCAACAAATTTTGTGACCAATTTGCCCTTGGCAATTGTTAGGAGAtggtattaaaaaaaagaataaatggGAGGTGGGGGGAAAGGAATGGATCCAAAATAGAAGTATCTAGAGGTTTTCTCTATGGTGGAAGATTGATTTAGACCCACAAGTGTAGCCATGGGAAAGTAGGGGCAAAATTGGATTTTACCAATGAAAGTATGGTGGTGACAAATATTCTGAAACAAATGATTTGGTCAAATTGCCAGTTATTcaagaacggatggagtattatttGCCTCTGATAAATTCTTTTCTTATATCACTCATTTTGTTCAGTTAatttaattacataattttaatAATAAGCTAGTATTACTTCATGCTAATTTTGGGCTTTGAGCTTTATAGGGTACTTTGTAACAGATGAGTTGTTCTGGAACAGTAGATGACTAATTAGCCATTAGAAACCAATGGTTTGGTTTGGCAGTCAACATGTACATACTAGACCAATTCCCTGGACCTTTTGCCCTAAAATAATATGATGACCATTGACTATATACATGGTAATACCAGCACCCTGTCCTTTTGGCCTTTTATACAAGGAGCTGAATGCATTTTTGGTCTTTTACTCCATAGTTCGATATTTTTCTGATGGTACTTCCCTGGTGTCAAAGCAAAGCCTGCAGAGGAAGCACAATTCTTATTCTGTATGATAATGATCAACTGCGATGAACTCATCAAACATCAGTTGGGGAAACTTATTCGAGGCTGTTGTTTGGGCTGCTGGTCTTGGAATCACCTCTTTTTTTGGATTTCATTCATATAAATGCCTTGTTGGTGatcatatatcatatatggCTCATCAAGACATGAATTGGGAAAGGTTTGTTGCCCAACAGCTCAGGTGGTTTCTACAGTTCTATTTCCAGTCTTCCATGAGTATTTTCATTGTTCCATACGTCTATACTACTGACCtgtaataaatataataataaataaccAATTATATGTCTGGTACATACATATGAATGCTCTCTCAACGTCTCTTAAATATTTGTGTCCTTTGCAGTACCTTGCTTTTCTTTTGTCCTTCCATTTTTCACTGTATTGTTTGCCTAGTATACCTGCCTTTTCATTTCTCCTCCCATTTCACTGTACCATTTACTTTATGATGAATGGTATGTGCACATCTTATTTAAATCAGTGTACAGCATACGTGCTACTGTGCTAGTGGTGGTCTATGTTGAAAGTTGAGACTACTTTTTAGTATTTGTATTCCTTGATGTCGAGCTATGTTGCTACAGGGACTACAGGATCAAGTTATTTGAAGTGGCGATTTAGagccataataataataataattagtcCCCTCTCTTCCAGAAAGTGGTGCGGGCAGGTGGACATGTCTGGGTAGTGTTCACAATTCCCTTAAAAGGTGGGCTACAAAATCATGGGGAAACTTGTAAATTAAAAAGGCACAAGCAATTAGCCAATTACTGGTAGTCTTTGAGTCCTATTGgtgctcttctctttcttcaCTTGGTGACCAGTTTTTGTATTTTATTTACCTTGCTCTTCAAAGGCTCAAAGCTACCAGGTTTCAGCATGAAGGAGATGTATGTTACTTCCAAGTTCATCCATATTATTTTGGGGGTTTAATTTTTAAGTAGTGGCAGCTGGAGAAGGATTTTACAAAGACGACTGGGTATATCTTGTTATCCCATATTGGGTTCTTCCGGGAGCAAAACTGCAAAAGCACTGTATTGCTGATTGGATGGCCCCCATTACAATCCGTATGACCTTTTAATATCTGATTCTGGAGGTAGCTGAGAGTAATAACCTTTGAGTATCTAGGAGCAGCACTAGCACGTACACTGCACGCTGCAAATTATTATACTAAAATGAAATGCATTTTCTAGGTATAAACATACTTCTATAAAATAATATAGCTGCAATTTTCTCCTATGGATTTCCTTTGTATGGAGAGGATGCACCTTTACTTGTTCTTTATTTACTTACTACCTCTGTCCTACTTAGACTTCAATTTTTTcttatgaatctagacaaataTTTGTCTAGATGCATATATATCTAGAAATAAAGTGTGGTCTCAAgctcctagtttttttttaatttgttctaCAGGGTTAGCGACGACAGTATGTCTAGCTTATCCAATCCTGAATTTAGGAGGGTACATCAGTAGTACATCACATGGGAGGTGGTGTGCCACTGGGATAATTAGGTACCACCCGTACTGGTCAGTGGTCGTACAGTCTCTACTACTCCAGCATGCTGGTCCATTTTCCCTGCTCAATGCTCACACCAACCAATTAGCTCTTTTCCAGCACGTGCACTTGCTCTTATCTTAGCTCTCCGTACCGTATCTAATCTCTTTGTAACTACCTTTATAAATGAATGCAGTACACAGCTAAACCTGCTGGATACAGACGAGCAGAGGGCAGCATGGGGAGAGTCTGAAACAGGTCCAGTACCTCAGGTCCTAACATGTGATAAACTTCTTTCACACCCTCTTATCATTTCACATTTGCATTTTACAGCCTATTACTGTTATGCATTGTTCACTTGAACTGTGAAAGGACTGGTCATTGGGCCATGGCTTGATGCAAACATTAATCTTTCCTTTAATACTTCCATTCCAAGTTGCTTTTGTCATGCATATTTTTGGGGTCTGTAGGTCCACCATGCAGTAGCGCTCAGATTCTGCATCATAGATGACCCCATTATACAGTGTTTCTTTCAATGCAAGTTTGTATGGTACTACTGCAAtctgaaaaaaaagggaaaagaaaaagaactgTTTGTTTGGTGCCAGCCAGCTTTTTTTCCATAGGACAAAACAAAGAAGGGAAAAGGTAAATTGAATATTAATATTTTACTAAATAAAGGCATTTATGGAAGAGTTGATGTTTGCACATATCACAATGAGAAGCAGTTTATATATGATTATCAGGTGTAATCAACCCTACCGAGGTTTATATTAAGGATATGCTTCACACCCCAGCACTCCACCCACCTATCCCACTAAATCTAACCCACTTCGGTGCAGCAAAAGATGCCTCGAGCCTGTGGCAGGCAGAGCAGTGCAAAATTCCAATCGAAGAAACCAAAAGGAGGCAGCAAAAAGACAGATCAAATGGATTCACCAACTGATCCATTCATCTGGCCAGGCCAGCTGGGCTTTGCATATACATTGCAGACCACTAGAGCTATAAGAACCTTATCATTATCATTTACTAAACAGAAAAACTACTATCTGCATATCTTCAATTCCATGTCTCCAACTCCAAGAACCAGTTTTGATCCCAACAGGAGTGCAGGAATGGAGGTAGCAGAATGCAGTGAGAAGCTGCAAATTTTAAAGGCATCGGCTTCAGCATCAATGGCTTATTCGATTGTTCAGTTCCCAGTCAAGTGGCAATCCATCAAGTACAAGCTTCAGCAACTCTGTTCCAACCTGAATGCGCCAGGAGACGACGGCAGCTGCAACGAAAATGTGATTCTTGTTCAGTTTCTTCAGACGGCTACAGCAACAGTAAGTCATATTCAAGCTATTGCTTCTCAATGCAGCGATGAATCTTACAATGGTGGAAGGCTTCGTCTGAGGAGTGATTTGGACAGCATCAGCTCCAAGCTTGATATCCACCTGAAGGACCTCAAGGAGATGGTTTCCTCCAGAATTTCTGTGCGTTCTCAAGCTGTCATCGCAACGAGGCCTGCCATTGGTGCAAGCCTAAGCAACAAGAGGTTCTACATCAATGATCTCTTCTTGAGGGTGAGGATTGGGGATTTGGCTCAAAGAAAACAAGCCCTGGTCACCATTGGAGAGCTCCTATCTGAAGATATCGAGTATGTCAAGATTGTAGCTCTTGACATTGATAATAGCATCACTCTCCTGATCAGCTTTCTTGAATCAGGGGATGCATGCATTCAAGAACAGGCTGCAAGAATTGTCTCCCTTATTGCAGGCTATGATTCTTACAGAGGAATGCTTGTGAAAGCAGGTGTGGTTGCTCCACTTGTCCAGTTACTGGATAGTCCAAGCTGCACCAGCACTACTGTTTCATCAAGGGAGAGAGCAGCTCATGCATTGAGGGAGCTGACGAGCAACTCCGACAACGTCTGGGCCGTCTGCGCACAAGGCGGTGTCACCGTGCTCCTGATCGTCTGCGCCAATGTCGATAGCAGGGGCAAGCTGGTCAGCTCCGCTTTCGCGGTGCTGAAGAACCTGAGCagggtggaggaggtgaagaTGTTCATGGTGGAACAAGGTGCAGTTATGGAGTTGGTGAAGCTGTCCCGACAAAAGGAGGAAGAACGCAAAGTTGGATCAGTTGAGCTGCTCCATTACATGGCCTTGGCTGATGCCAATGTCAGACAAGCAGCAATCAGCATGGGGATGATCCAATCACTCACTCAGCTGATGAACCCTGATCTTCCATACTCATCCAAAGCCAGGGAGGTTGCTCTCTCAGCCATTGCATTCTTCTGCCTCCCTTCCAAAGCTCTGACAGATGATCTCATCAGCTCCAATTTTCTTAGCTGGCTTCAAACCTATCTCAACAATGTTGACTATGCTGTCCTGGAATGCACCCTCAACATTCTGGTACGGCTAACGAGGATCTCCGAGGAATACAGCAAGATGGTTGGCAGGGCAGGGTTCATGACTGCCCTGGTAAGCTCACTTGGAGCCAAATCTTGTCAGGTCAGGGAGATGGCAGCACAAGTACTCTGCAACCTACTGTTGCTTCACTCTAACCGTGTAGTTTTCATCCAAGATGGTGATAATCTGAACCGGCTGCTGCAGTCGCTTGAGCACGGTGACGGCAAGACGATGGCGAAGGATTTGGCCATTTCTTGCCTCGTGTCGTTGGCAGAGACCAGTGCTGGAAGGAAGAAGATCATATCGTCTCAACATTTTGTCAGCTTGAAAGGACTCGCAGACTCCGGTGACCTTCCTGCCAAGAAGATCGTGAAGAAACTCTGTGCTAACAAGTTGCAAAGCATTCTTACGAGAATCCGGATCACATGACTTCCTTCTCGCGTTTACCTGATCGCTCTTCAGTTTTGAACCACAGAATTCATTGATTCAGCTTTTGCTACCCTGCGTGGCTGCGTGCTGTTCATAGTTCCTCTTTGCCTGTTACATTCTTGTTCAGTCCTCACTACTCATCCCTACAATTCTTTTGTACTATCCATGAAATTCTTTTGTGTAGATCGCACGGCCTATAATCAATCAATCGTTTGTTTGTCACATCCAACTTATGATTTTTGAAGCTTTCTGTAGTGTTTCATACTTTATTGCCCCCAATTCTTAGGTGCACAAAATTGAACACAAGTCGTTATGCCTTACTGCTATAAAGCCACATTCAATTCATGACCAGGTGATTTTACAAAACCAAACTAAAATATAACACAAGCTAGTGTTCCTTGGTACAAATAAATAAGAACTAAACGAAATTTCATCTTCTTTGCAGCATCCAGCAAAGATGCTAACTTGTAAACTTGCTAAGAATGGAAATCATTTTTTCTGGTTGACCTTGAAACCAAGGAGACGTCCCTACGATTTAGGGCGCTCGCGCTCGCCATGCACCCACCATTGCCGTCGCGCCGTTCGCCGAGGCCTCCCCTCTCTTAagtactcctctctctcttctcttcctccattGATTCCCTCCTCCGCGCAGCTCGCggcttcgatcgatcgatcgaccgatctcccacgtcgccgccgttcgatcgatccgccgccgccgccgccgccggccggccgggcaAGATGCCGGGGGCCGTGATCGTGCACCACCACACGCGGTACAAGACGTACCCCGGCGAGGTCACCGGCTTCGTCTTCTTCTGCTGCCTCATCGCCTCCGTCGGCGGCTGCATCTTCGGCTACGACATCGGCCTCACCGGTACACGCAAcctcaccggccgccgccgccgccgccgccattacaTACGATTCTTCTTGGTTGTGGTTGACTGATCACGTCCATGGCAGCCGGGTTGACGTCGACGGAGTCGTTCTTGGCGATGTTCTTCCCGGTGATCTtcgagcagcagcaggagcggGTGATCACGAACCAGTACTGCAAGTTCGACAGCCAGGTGCTGACGCTGTTCGGCTCGTCGCTCTTCCTctccgccatggtcgccggCATCTTCGCCTCCCCGATGTCCCGCGCCTTCGGCCGCAAGTGGAccctcttcgtcgccgccgtcgcctaccTCATCGGCGCCATCCTCGGCGCCATCTCCTTCAACTTCATCGTTCTCCtcaccggccgcctcctcctcggcgtcggcgtcggcgtctgcATCCACGTACGTTGTCATGTGACATCGATCACCTGCATACCATAACACTCATTATTATTTGTATGTgaattaaataattatatttatttaaataaaacaataacaTAAGTTGAAATGATATAAATCTATAGATAAGCATGTAAGATTAAATTTAATctacaattagaaaaaaaaagagtaaaatcaAACAGTGAATAGTACATTGTAATTGTAATGTACAACCCATAAAAATttgttaattttattattgaattttaacttacatGTTTCTATAGTGTCTTATATCATTAT of the Oryza sativa Japonica Group chromosome 2, ASM3414082v1 genome contains:
- the LOC107277885 gene encoding vacuolar protein 8 isoform X1, translating into MPRACGRQSSAKFQSKKPKGGSKKTDQMDSPTDPFIWPGQLGFAYTLQTTRAIRTLSLSFTKQKNYYLHIFNSMSPTPRTSFDPNRSAGMEVAECSEKLQILKASASASMAYSIVQFPVKWQSIKYKLQQLCSNLNAPGDDGSCNENVILVQFLQTATATVSHIQAIASQCSDESYNGGRLRLRSDLDSISSKLDIHLKDLKEMVSSRISVRSQAVIATRPAIGASLSNKRFYINDLFLRVRIGDLAQRKQALVTIGELLSEDIEYVKIVALDIDNSITLLISFLESGDACIQEQAARIVSLIAGYDSYRGMLVKAGVVAPLVQLLDSPSCTSTTVSSRERAAHALRELTSNSDNVWAVCAQGGVTVLLIVCANVDSRGKLVSSAFAVLKNLSRVEEVKMFMVEQGAVMELVKLSRQKEEERKVGSVELLHYMALADANVRQAAISMGMIQSLTQLMNPDLPYSSKAREVALSAIAFFCLPSKALTDDLISSNFLSWLQTYLNNVDYAVLECTLNILVRLTRISEEYSKMVGRAGFMTALVSSLGAKSCQVREMAAQVLCNLLLLHSNRVVFIQDGDNLNRLLQSLEHGDGKTMAKDLAISCLVSLAETSAGRKKIISSQHFVSLKGLADSGDLPAKKIVKKLCANKLQSILTRIRIT
- the LOC107277885 gene encoding vacuolar protein 8 isoform X2 — protein: MEVAECSEKLQILKASASASMAYSIVQFPVKWQSIKYKLQQLCSNLNAPGDDGSCNENVILVQFLQTATATVSHIQAIASQCSDESYNGGRLRLRSDLDSISSKLDIHLKDLKEMVSSRISVRSQAVIATRPAIGASLSNKRFYINDLFLRVRIGDLAQRKQALVTIGELLSEDIEYVKIVALDIDNSITLLISFLESGDACIQEQAARIVSLIAGYDSYRGMLVKAGVVAPLVQLLDSPSCTSTTVSSRERAAHALRELTSNSDNVWAVCAQGGVTVLLIVCANVDSRGKLVSSAFAVLKNLSRVEEVKMFMVEQGAVMELVKLSRQKEEERKVGSVELLHYMALADANVRQAAISMGMIQSLTQLMNPDLPYSSKAREVALSAIAFFCLPSKALTDDLISSNFLSWLQTYLNNVDYAVLECTLNILVRLTRISEEYSKMVGRAGFMTALVSSLGAKSCQVREMAAQVLCNLLLLHSNRVVFIQDGDNLNRLLQSLEHGDGKTMAKDLAISCLVSLAETSAGRKKIISSQHFVSLKGLADSGDLPAKKIVKKLCANKLQSILTRIRIT
- the LOC107277885 gene encoding vacuolar protein 8 isoform X3 yields the protein MRQETTAAATKIDESYNGGRLRLRSDLDSISSKLDIHLKDLKEMVSSRISVRSQAVIATRPAIGASLSNKRFYINDLFLRVRIGDLAQRKQALVTIGELLSEDIEYVKIVALDIDNSITLLISFLESGDACIQEQAARIVSLIAGYDSYRGMLVKAGVVAPLVQLLDSPSCTSTTVSSRERAAHALRELTSNSDNVWAVCAQGGVTVLLIVCANVDSRGKLVSSAFAVLKNLSRVEEVKMFMVEQGAVMELVKLSRQKEEERKVGSVELLHYMALADANVRQAAISMGMIQSLTQLMNPDLPYSSKAREVALSAIAFFCLPSKALTDDLISSNFLSWLQTYLNNVDYAVLECTLNILVRLTRISEEYSKMVGRAGFMTALVSSLGAKSCQVREMAAQVLCNLLLLHSNRVVFIQDGDNLNRLLQSLEHGDGKTMAKDLAISCLVSLAETSAGRKKIISSQHFVSLKGLADSGDLPAKKIVKKLCANKLQSILTRIRIT